A window of the Helianthus annuus cultivar XRQ/B chromosome 4, HanXRQr2.0-SUNRISE, whole genome shotgun sequence genome harbors these coding sequences:
- the LOC110933784 gene encoding uncharacterized protein LOC110933784, translated as MSSFWDENYFHNRYSNDAWGVNDANEEEVVSGVPVDQKTQLPDLNEAPTPPIDEPNYTAHQVYPDYGYGYESPYVQQSGYGAENAPVDEPYYPTQQSYGGEGGYGGYGGYGGYEEYGGYSYETHNTPVYDDYEPSTPGNPF; from the exons atgtcatcattttggGACGAGAATTATTTCCACAATCGCTATTCTAACGACGCATGGGGAGTAAATGATGCGaatgaggaggaggttgtgtctggagtccctgttgatcaaaaaaCACAATTGCCAGACTTGAACGAGGCTCCGACTCCACCTATTGATGAACCAAATTACACAGCACATCAAGTGTATCCGGATTATGGATACGGGTATGAATCTCCGTACGTTCAACAAAGTGGATACGGTGCTGAGaatgcacctgttgatgaaccgTATTACCCGACACAGCAATC ATATGGGGGTGAgggtggatacggtggatacggaggctATGGTGGATACGAAGAATACGGTGGATACAGTTATGAGACCCATAACACACCAGTGTATGATGATTATGAACCATCTACCCCAGGCAATCCGTTTTAA